The nucleotide sequence CTCCAGCAGCGCGTCGGGGTCCTCGGCGACCCGCGCGGTGAAGTCGAGCACCACGGCGGGCGCGACGAGGTCACCGGCCGGCACCCGGGAGACGTCGGGCAGGTCGCGGCCGGTCACCCAGTGGATCGGCGCGTCGAAGTGCGTGCCGGTGTGCTCACCGGTGGTGAAGTTGTTCCAGTACCAGGCGGGCCCGGCCGCGTCATACCGGCTGATCTCGGACAGGGCGAAGCGGCTGGTCTGCCCGAACTGCTCCGGCAGCGCGATGATCGGGGTCCGCGGGGACAGGGGAGCGGTGAGGTCGACCACCTCGATCGTGCCGGAGTCGAGGGCGGCCACCAGGTCCGAGAGCAGCGTCATGGGTGGACCGTAGAGTCACCGGCCGGGGCCGGACAAGTTGTGCACAATTGAATTGCGCGCTATGTTTGGTGGGTGGACGAGGAGCTGTTGCTGCGACACCAGGTGTGCTTCGCGCTGCACAATGCCGCCCGCGCGGCCAACGCGCTCTACCGGCCGCTGCTCGACCCGCTCGGCTTGACGTACCCGCAGTATCTGGTCCTGCTCCTGCTCTGGGAGCGCGACGGGCGGACGGTCGGTGAGCTCGGCCTGGCCCTCGACCTCGACAGCGGCACGCTATCGCCGCTGCTCAAGCGCCTGGAGGGTGCGGGCCTGGTGACCCGCGAGCGGTCCGCCGCCGACGAGCGGGTGGTCGAGGTGCGGCTGACGCCCGCGGGTGTCGCGCTGCGCCGGCGGGCCAAGCGGATCCCGGCGTCGCTCGCGGCGGCCACAGGGCTGTCCACCGCCGAGCTGTCCACATTGCACAGCACCTTGACCCGGCTCGCCGGGTCACTGCGCGAAAGCGCCACACCCACGACGAAAGGATGAGCCGCATGCGCGTGCTCTACACAGCGGAGGCCCTCGCGACCGGTGACGGGCGCAGCGGGCACGTCCGCACCTCGGACGGGCTGTTCGAGGCCGACCTTGCCGTGCCCAAGGCGATGGGTGGCCCGGGCGGCGCGACAAACCCGGAGCAGCTCTTCGCGGCGGGCTACGCGGCCTGCTTCCACTCGGCGCTCAAGGGCGTCGCCAAGCGGGCCAAGGTGGACACCACCGGGTCGAGCGTGGGCGCGCGGGTGGGCATCGGGCCCGACGACGCGGGCGGGTTCGGTCTCGCGGTCACGCTCGAGGTCGTGCTGCCCGGCGTCGGGCGCGAGCTCGCGCAGGACCTCGTCGGCAAGGCGCACCAGGTCTGCCCGTACTCCAACGCCACCCGCGGCAACGTCGAGGTGACCCTGGTGGTCGCCGAGTGAAGGCCCGGGAGATCCACCTCGCGTCCCGGCCGACCGGTTGGCCGGCGCCGGAAAACTTCCGCCTCGTCGAGGTCGCCCTGCCACCGCTCGAGGCCGGGCAGGTGCTCGTGCGCAACCAGGTGATGTCGGTCGACCCCTACATGCGCGGCCGGATGAACGACGTGAAGTCCTACGTGCCGCCGTTCCAGCTCGACGCCGCACTCGACGGCGCGGCGGTCGGCGAGGTCATCGCCTCCGAGTCGCCCGACCGTTCGGTGGGCGACATCGTGGTGCACAACTCCGGCTGGCGCGACCTTGCCGTGCTCCCAGCCGGCCGCACGCGGGTGCTGGACACGTCGGCGGTGCCGGCGACGGCTTACCTGGGTCCGCTGGGCGGGACCGGCCTGACGGCCTACGTGGGGCTTGTCGAGATCGCGCCGATGAAGGCGGGCGAGACGGTCTTCGTCTCCGGCGCGGCCGGTGCGGTCGGCAGCATCGCGGGCCAGATCGCCAAGCTGCGCGGTGCCGCCCGGGTGGTCGGCAGCGCCGGCTCACCGTCCAAGGTGGACTATCTGCGCGGGTTGGGCTTCGACGCCGCGTTCGACTACCACGACGGCCCGGTGCGCGACCGGCTGCGCGAGGCCGCGCCCGAGGGCATCGACGTGTACTTCGACAACGTCGGCGGCGACCACCTGGAGGCGGCGATCGGCGCGCTGCACACGCACGGGCGGGTGGCGCTGTGCGGGGCGATCGGGCAGTACAACGCGACCGAGCCGACGCCCGCGCCGCGCAACCTGGCGCTGGCGATCGGCAAGCAGCTGACACTGCGCGGCTTCATCGTCACGTCGTACGGGCACCTGGCGCCCGCGTTCCACGCCGACATGACGCGGTGGTTGGCCGAGGGCCGCGTCCGCTACGACGAGACCTTTGTGGACGGTCTGGAAAACGCGCCGGACGCCTTCCTCGGCCTGCTGCGCGGCGCCAACCTCGGCAAGATGCTGGTCCGCCTGTAGCCGACCTCTCGACGTCAGGGTGGGGTGCGATCGTGGTCGCCGTTCAGAAGATCTAATTCGAAACAGGTCCGGGCTACCGCGACGTCCGTGGTGGTCCGGACCGTTGCTCCCGCGGCCTCTCCCTCCCCGCTGGGCGAGCTCAACCCCGGGTCCCGTTGAGATCGTGGACGTCGACTGCCCCTGTAGGGGCAGCAAACGACCACGATCTGTACCGTGCAGGGCTTTGTTGACCGATCAAGCAGCCAGCGTGGTCCAGACCGTTGTTCACCCCTGCGGTCGCCCAGATCGCCCCCGCAGCGGTCTCCTAGCGGGTGCGCTCCACGATGGACGCGGCCGCCAGGGCCAGGTCCTCGCGCCACGGCGGGGCGGCGATCTGCACGCCCACCGGCAGGCCCTCCACCGTCGTGCCGGCCCGTACCACCACGGCGGGATAGCCCACCAGGCTCCACAGCAGCGTGTACGGGATGCCGCCGCCGTCCTCGCCGTGCGGCACGGCGGGCTTCTCCGCGGCGGGCGAGAGCACCAGCGGATGTGCCCCGATGAACGGGAGCATGCGCCGGCGCAGACGGTCCCACGTGAAGAGCGAGCGTTCCACGTCTTCGGCGGAGATCGGGCCGAGGGTGGCGGGGTCGAAGGTGCCGCCGTTCACCCACTCGTCGGGCGAGTCGGACTCGGGGCGGCGCCAGTAGTCGAGCGTCAGCGGGTAGACGTCGGCGAGTCCGGGCGGCGTGGCCTCCTCCACGACAAGCCCCGCGGCGGCGAGCGTCGCGGCGGCCGCGTGGGTGGCGCGGACCACGGCGGGGTGGGGGGTGGTGTGCGGGTGGTCGAGGTACAGCGCGACGCGGGTCCCGGCCAGCCGCACGGCCGCGTGGTCGCCGAGCGGGACCGGCACCGCGCTCGGATCCGCGCCGTCCGGGCCGGCGATCAGGCGGAGCGCGAGGGCGAGGTCCTCCACGTGCCGCGCGAGGGGGCCGATCACCGTGCGCGGGTCGGCGGTCGCGCAGATGAACGGGAAGTGCCCGGTCAACGGCACCCGCCCGGTGGTCGGCCGCAGGCCGGCGATGCCACAGCAGTGTGCCGGCTGGCGGATGCTGCCGCCGGAGTCGCTGCCCAGCCCGAGGGCCGAACCGCCGGCCGCGATGATGGCCGCCTCGCCGCTGGAGCTGCCCGCCGGCGTGAAGCGCGGGTCGTGCGGGTTGCCCACCCGACCGTAGAGCGGGTTGTCCGGGCCGGCCGCCGTCTTGCCGAGCAGGATGCCGCCGGCGGCGCGCAGCCGCGCCACGGCGGTGGCGTCCCGGGCCGGGCGGCGCTCGCGGTGGGCCGGCTGCCCGCCCGCGCACCGCAGGCCGGCGGCGTCGATCCAGTCCTTCACCGTGAACGGCACCCCGTGCAGCGGCCCGCCCGACCCCCGCTCGTCGGCGGCCGCGGCCTCGGCGAGGGCGGCTTCGGCGCGCAGCTCCACCACGGCGTTGAGCGCGGGGTCGACCTCGGCGACGCGGTCGAGGAACGCGCCGACCACCTCCCGCGCGGACAGCTCCCGCGCGGCGATCCGCCTGCCCAGCTCCGCGGCGGACAGGTCGAGCGCCGGCACCATGGCCCGCCACTCTACGACCGCGGCACGCGCCTTCGTGGGATTTGATCTGCCCGCGTCCGCGTCACCTGCGGACCGTATGCGCGGGCCCGGGGGAAACGTGGAGCGCAGCGGAGCGTTTTTCTTTGGGTGCTTTCCCGCGGGCTACGCGGAGGTCGGCGGCTCGCAGGGCTCGCCGACTTCCCCGACCTCCGCCGCGAGGTCCGCGGGCCAAGCCCAACCCCGGCGAGGGGTGAGGCCGCGGGAGCAACGGTCCGGACCACGGCGGACGTCGCGGTAGCCCTGATCTGTCAAGTGGTGGTGCAGGGCGTGCCGTTGACGGTGCATGCGGTGGGGTCGATGTCGCGCCCCCACCGCTCGAACTGCACGCGGAGGGCGACCTTGCCCCTGACGGCGACCGGGGCGCGGCCGGTGAAGACGTACGCGTCGCCGAGGCGGTCGAGCTCCGGCGGTGGGGCGCCCTCGGCCCAGAAGGTGTGCAGGCGGCCGACGTCGCGCGGGAAGTCGAGGCGGACCGTCCAGTCGCGAGGGTTGGGCGACGGGTTGGTGACGAGGACTTCGGCGATGAAGCCGCCGCGGTAGGTGTCGACGACCGTGTACCGGCCGGTGACCGGCGGCGGGGGAGGCGCGGGCGGGCGCGGCTTGGCCGTGGTGGGCTTGGGCGGCGTCGGCGACAGCGGCGGCAGGGTGTTGCGCGGCGGCGACGGCGTGGGTGCGCGGGTCGTGACGGCGACGGCCGGCGTGTAGTCGGCGACCGGCGGGGTCCAGGCGTAGTCGATGGAGGCGCGCGGTGCCGGCGCGGCGCCGGAGCCGCGGGTGACGAGCACCGCGGCGATGATGGTGACGGCCACCGAGACGCCGAGGGCGGTCGGCGCCCAGAGCAGCAGCACCTCGGAGCGGCTCGGGCGGCGCAGGCGGGAACGGGCACCGGAGGAGACCCCGTGGCGTGGCTCTGCCGGCCGGGCGGGGCGGGTGCCGGGGTGGTCCGTGCGGTCGCGCACTCGGTCGTCTCCTGCGGGGGGCGGCACTGCGGAGGTCGCCCGAGTGGGGGCCGGGCGAGGGGTCCGGCGGTGCCGCCGGCGCGGAAAAGCGTAACCCGCGCGCATCCGCGCCGGCATCCCCTCGGTTGACACGATTCATGAACATCGATACGGTTGGATCTGGAAAGCGTTTTCCTGTCCTCCGGGCTACCGCTACGCCGGGCCCGCCGGTGCCGATCTGCCTCGCCGCCGGCCGAGCGCGGCGCACTGTCCCACGGGAGGTTTCCCCATGACGCTCCACCGCACCGACCAAGCCGAGCGCCCACGCTCGCGCCGCTGGCGTGGGCCGGCGATCGGCGCCGCCGCACTCGCGCTCGCCGCGGCCGGCGCCCTGGTCGCGATGCCGGACGCGTCCGCCGCCACGTTCAACCTGCAGGGCTGGGCCACGCAGGGCGGCGGCACGAGCGGCGGCGGCAGCGCCTCGCCGGTGACCGTCACGACGTCGTCAGCGCTGATCAGCAACATGCAGGCCAGCGGCGCCCGGGTGATCCGGGTGTCCGGCACGATCTCGATCAGCGGCATGCAGAAGGTGGCGGCCAACAAGACGATCATCGGTGTCGGCAGCGGTGCCACCATCACCGGTGGCGGGCTCAACGTCGCCAGCGTCAGCAACGTGATCATCCGGAACATCAACTTCCGGAGCTGGGGTGACGACGCGATCAACGTGCAGTACTCCACCCGGGTCTGGATCGACCACAACAGCTTCAGCTCGGGCAGCGACGGCGCGGTCGACATCAAGCGCGCGTCCGACTACGTCACGGTCTCGTGGAACCGCTTCTTCAACCACGACAAGACCGCGCTGCTCGGCCACTCCGACGACAACGGCGGCGAGGACCGGGGCAAGCTGCGGGTGACGTACAACAACAACTGGTTCGACGGCACCAACCAGCGCCACCCGCGGGTCCGCTTCGGCAACCCGGTCCACGTGTTCAACAACTACTACAGCAACATCGGCAGCTACGGCGTCGCGTCGACCTGTGGCGCCGGCGTTCTCGTCGAGGGCAACTACTTCGAGAACGTCGAGGACCCGTTCCACCGCGGCGAGGGCAGCTCGCCCGACGGCAACCTCGTCGCGCGGAACAACCACTTCGTCAACTCCGGCAGCGGTGAGACGGGTGGCAGTGTTGCCGGCATCCCGTACTCGTACCAGATGGACAGCGCGAGCAGCGTGAAGTCGTCGGTGACGAGCGGCGCCGGCACCGGGCGGATCTGAACTCCGATCTGAGGCTCCGCCCAGGGGGCGGGCGGCGGGCGGTGGGCCCGCCGCCCGCCCTCGCCGGGTCAGCAGTCGGCGGCCGGGTTCATGCGGGAGAGGATGGCGGCGCTGATCTCGTCGAGCTGGGCGACCTGCTCCGGGGTCAGCGCGTCGAACACCACCGAGCGCACCTTCTCCACGTGGCCGGGCGCGGTCTCGACCACCTTGCGGTACCCCTCGTCGGTGAGCACCGCCACGTAGCCGCGGCCGTCCTCTGGCGTGCGCTCGCGGCGCACCCAGCCCCGCTCCTCCAGCCGCCCGACAAGGTGGGAGAGGCGGGACTGGGAGCCGTTGGAGAGGGTGGCGAGCTCGCTCATCCGCAGGGCGCGACCCTCCGCCTCGGACAGCATCGCCAGCACCCAGTAGCCGAAGTGTGTCAGGTGCGCGTCCTGCTGGAGCTGAGTGTCGAGGGTGCCGGGCAGCTGCATCACCACGGCCGCGAAGCGCCGCCAGGCACGCTGCTGCTCGTCCGTCAGCCAGCGCGTCTCCTCCATGATCAGATTTTACGGCCACCGCGACCGGCGGCGCGCGCCGTAGCGTGCGTCGCATGGAGGTGGGACTGCGGGACGCCACGCCCGCGGACAGTGACTTCTGCTTCGCGCTGCACGAGGCGGCGCTCGGGCCGTACGTCACGGCCGTCTGGGGATGGGACGAGGCGGTGCAGCGGGACTTCCACGCGCGCGGCTTCGACCCACCCCACACCAAGATCATTACGATGAACGGTGTGGACGCCGGCCGCCTCGACGTCGAGCGCCGGCCGGACGAGCTCTACGTCGGGTTGATCGAGCTGCTACCCGCGTACCAGGGAAAGGGTGCCGGCGGGCGCCTGCTGCGCGACCTGATCGCGGAGGCCGCCGCGCGCGGGCAGGCGATCTGCCTCGAGGTGCTGGTGGTCAACACCCGGGCGTACGACCTCTACGCCCGCCTCGGCTTTCGCGAAACAGGCCGGGACGACTTGAAGGTGTGGATGCGTATCGAGGTCTATCGTTAGCCCCATGGATGCGCGTAACCGCCCACCATTCCGCGCCGACCACGTCGGCAGCCTGTTGCGTCCCGCCGCGCTGCTGCGCGCCCGGGAGGACCGCGCGGCCGGCCGCATCACGGCCGAGCAGCTCCGCGCGGTCGAGGATGACGCGATCACCGAGGTCGTCCGTATGCAGGAGGAGGTCGGCCTGCGCTCGGCCACCGACGGCGAGTTCCGCCGGACCTCCTGGCACATGGACTTCATCTACCAGCTCGGCGGCATCGACCCCGCCGACGAGAAGCTGACCGTCCGGTTCTTCAACGACGAGGGCACGCTGGAGTTCAGCTCGGCCGCGCTGCGCGTGCACGACCGCGTCTCGCTCGCCGAGCCGATCTTCGTGGACGCCTTCACCTACCTCCAGTCGCAGGTCAAGACCAACGTCCCCAAGCTCACGATCCCGTCACCCAGCATGGTGCACTACCGCGGCGGGCGGGCGGCGATCGACGAGGGGGTGTACCCGGACCTGGACCAGTTCTGGGACGACCTCTCCGCCGCGTACGCCGAGGAGGTGCGCCGCCTCGGCCTGCTCGGCTGCACGTACCTCCAGCTCGACGACACCAGCCTCGCCTACCTCAACGACCCGCGGCAGCGCGAGCTCGTCGCGGCGCACGGCGGTGACCCGATGCACCAGCACGAGCGGTACATCCGCCAGATCAACGCGGCCATCGCCGGCCGCCCGCCCGAGATGGCCGTCACCACCCACATGTGCCGGGGCAACTTCCGGTCCTCGTGGGCGGCCGAGGGTGGGTACGACTTCGTGGCCGAGGCCCTGTTCAACCAGCTCGACGTCGACGGCTTCTTCCTGGAGTACGACGACGCCCGCTCCGGCGGCTTCGGCCCGCTGCGGTTCGTGCCGCCCGGCAAGATGGTGGTGCTCGGCCTCGTCACCACCAAGCGCGGGGAGCTGGAGAGCAAGGACGAGCTGAAGCGCCGCATCGACGAGGCCACGCGGTACGTGCCGCTGGAGCAGCTGTGCCTCTCACCCCAGTGCGGCTTCTCGTCGACTGTGGAGGGCAACGCGCTCACGTACGACGAGCAGGTCGCGAAGCTGCGACTGGTGGTGGAGACCGCACAAGAGGTGTGGGGGTGACCGCATGGTGCGCCGGCTCTCGTTCGTCGTCGCGTGCGTGCTGCTCGTCAGCTGTGGCGGCGACGGCTCTCCGTCCGAATCGGACGGTGGTGGCCCCGACAAGGTAAACGTGGGGGTCATCGCGATCCTCGACGTGGCACCGATCTACCTCGGCAAGGAGAAGGGCTTCTTCGCCGCGCGCGACATCGACCTCACGCTGACCACCGCACAGGGTGGCGCGGCGATCGTGCCGGCGGTGGTGAGCGGCCAGTACCAGTTCGGCTTCAGCAACGTGGTGTCGCTGCTGCTGGCCCGCTCGCAGAACCTGCCGCTCAAGGTGGTCAGCAACGGCAACAACTCCACCGGCGAGGACGGCAAGGACTTCGGCAGCGTGCTGGTCCGCGGCGACAGCCCGATCCGCACGGCGGCCGACCTGCCCGGCCACAGCATCGCCGTCAACACGCTCCGCAACATCGTCGACACCACGGTCCGCGCCTCGGTCCGCAAGGCCGGCGCCGACCCGACCGCGCTGCGCTTCACCGAGCTGGCCTTCCCGGACATGCCGGCGGCGCTGGCGGGCGGCAAGGTGGACGCCGCCTTCATGGTCGAGCCCTTCCAGTCGGCGGCGCGTGCGCAGGGGGCGAGGTCGGTGGCGTCGAGCTACGTGGACGCGGCGCCCAACCTGACGGTGGCTGTGTACTTCACCTCGCAGACCCTCGTCGAGCGCGACGCCGACCTGGTGCGCCGCTTCTCGGAGGCGATGCGCGAGTCGCTGGCCTACGCGGACGCGCACCCGGACGAGGCGCGGCGCGTGATCGGCACGTACACGAAGATCACACCCGAGGTGATCGCGCAGGTCACGCTCCCGAAGTGGCCGGCCGACGTCAACCGCGCCTCGGTACAGACCCTCGCCGACCTGGCGCTGCAGGACGGCCTGATCGAGTCCCCCGTGGACGTGGGCGCGCTCCTGCCGTAGACGGTGAGAGGGCCTCGCCGCGGGTGCGGCGGGGCCCTCTTCCAGCGGGGATCAGCTGGCGGTACAGGTCGGCGTCGGGTTGGTGTTCGTGCCGTTCCACGAGCCGATGAAGCCGAACGTCGTGCTCGCGCCCGCGCCCAGGTTGCCGTTGTAGCTCACGTTCCGGGCGGTCACGCTCGAGCCGCTGGACGTGATCGTGGCGTTCCAGGCCTGGTTGATCGTCTGCCCGGACGCGAAGGTCCAGGTGACGGTCCACCCGCTGATCGCCGAGCTGCCGGCGGTCACCCGGACGTCACCCTGGAAGCCGCCCTGCCATTGGCCGGTCACCGAGTACGCGACCGTGCAGGTGCGGCCACCCGGCGGTGGTGTCGTCGGCGGGCGGGTGGTCGGCGCGGTGGTCGGGGGAGTGGTGGGCGGTGTCGTCGGCGGGCGGGTGGTCGGGCCGGTGGTCGGGTTGCCGCCGAACCAGCTCAGCTCGCGCGAGGTCTGGCGGATGCCGTTGGCGCCGTTGATGATGCGCTGGCCCCAGCTGGTCAGCTGCGCGGGGTTGAAGCTGGTGACCATGTCGAGGTACTCGACGCCGCCGCCGTTGCCGCTCCAGCTCCAGCCGATGTAGCCGATGCCGTTGGCCTGCGTGTACGACATGATCGTGTCCTCGTCGGGGTTGCCGTCCGAGTGGTTGTGGCCGAACTCGCCGACCACGATCGGCAGGCCCGCGGTGCGGAAGCGGCCCAGGTAGTCCGTGATCTCGGCGGCGGTGTCGAAGACGCCGTACATGTGTACCGAGAACACCGTGTTGCGCTGCGGGTCGGAGTTGAAGACCGCCTGCGCGTTGTCGCGCATGATGAAGCGCCAGTCCTGGCCCCAGTTCGGCGCGTCCACCATGATGAGGTGCTCGAAGCCGGCGGTGCGCAGCCGGCCGATCGCGTTGGACGTGGCGGTGGGCCAGGTGGCCGAGACGGTCTCGTTGTTGCCGAACGGCTCGTTGCCG is from Phytohabitans houttuyneae and encodes:
- a CDS encoding MarR family winged helix-turn-helix transcriptional regulator, giving the protein MDEELLLRHQVCFALHNAARAANALYRPLLDPLGLTYPQYLVLLLLWERDGRTVGELGLALDLDSGTLSPLLKRLEGAGLVTRERSAADERVVEVRLTPAGVALRRRAKRIPASLAAATGLSTAELSTLHSTLTRLAGSLRESATPTTKG
- a CDS encoding ABC transporter substrate-binding protein; protein product: MVRRLSFVVACVLLVSCGGDGSPSESDGGGPDKVNVGVIAILDVAPIYLGKEKGFFAARDIDLTLTTAQGGAAIVPAVVSGQYQFGFSNVVSLLLARSQNLPLKVVSNGNNSTGEDGKDFGSVLVRGDSPIRTAADLPGHSIAVNTLRNIVDTTVRASVRKAGADPTALRFTELAFPDMPAALAGGKVDAAFMVEPFQSAARAQGARSVASSYVDAAPNLTVAVYFTSQTLVERDADLVRRFSEAMRESLAYADAHPDEARRVIGTYTKITPEVIAQVTLPKWPADVNRASVQTLADLALQDGLIESPVDVGALLP
- a CDS encoding pectate lyase family protein, producing MTLHRTDQAERPRSRRWRGPAIGAAALALAAAGALVAMPDASAATFNLQGWATQGGGTSGGGSASPVTVTTSSALISNMQASGARVIRVSGTISISGMQKVAANKTIIGVGSGATITGGGLNVASVSNVIIRNINFRSWGDDAINVQYSTRVWIDHNSFSSGSDGAVDIKRASDYVTVSWNRFFNHDKTALLGHSDDNGGEDRGKLRVTYNNNWFDGTNQRHPRVRFGNPVHVFNNYYSNIGSYGVASTCGAGVLVEGNYFENVEDPFHRGEGSSPDGNLVARNNHFVNSGSGETGGSVAGIPYSYQMDSASSVKSSVTSGAGTGRI
- a CDS encoding amidase gives rise to the protein MVPALDLSAAELGRRIAARELSAREVVGAFLDRVAEVDPALNAVVELRAEAALAEAAAADERGSGGPLHGVPFTVKDWIDAAGLRCAGGQPAHRERRPARDATAVARLRAAGGILLGKTAAGPDNPLYGRVGNPHDPRFTPAGSSSGEAAIIAAGGSALGLGSDSGGSIRQPAHCCGIAGLRPTTGRVPLTGHFPFICATADPRTVIGPLARHVEDLALALRLIAGPDGADPSAVPVPLGDHAAVRLAGTRVALYLDHPHTTPHPAVVRATHAAAATLAAAGLVVEEATPPGLADVYPLTLDYWRRPESDSPDEWVNGGTFDPATLGPISAEDVERSLFTWDRLRRRMLPFIGAHPLVLSPAAEKPAVPHGEDGGGIPYTLLWSLVGYPAVVVRAGTTVEGLPVGVQIAAPPWREDLALAAASIVERTR
- a CDS encoding NADP-dependent oxidoreductase produces the protein MKAREIHLASRPTGWPAPENFRLVEVALPPLEAGQVLVRNQVMSVDPYMRGRMNDVKSYVPPFQLDAALDGAAVGEVIASESPDRSVGDIVVHNSGWRDLAVLPAGRTRVLDTSAVPATAYLGPLGGTGLTAYVGLVEIAPMKAGETVFVSGAAGAVGSIAGQIAKLRGAARVVGSAGSPSKVDYLRGLGFDAAFDYHDGPVRDRLREAAPEGIDVYFDNVGGDHLEAAIGALHTHGRVALCGAIGQYNATEPTPAPRNLALAIGKQLTLRGFIVTSYGHLAPAFHADMTRWLAEGRVRYDETFVDGLENAPDAFLGLLRGANLGKMLVRL
- a CDS encoding 5-methyltetrahydropteroyltriglutamate--homocysteine S-methyltransferase translates to MDARNRPPFRADHVGSLLRPAALLRAREDRAAGRITAEQLRAVEDDAITEVVRMQEEVGLRSATDGEFRRTSWHMDFIYQLGGIDPADEKLTVRFFNDEGTLEFSSAALRVHDRVSLAEPIFVDAFTYLQSQVKTNVPKLTIPSPSMVHYRGGRAAIDEGVYPDLDQFWDDLSAAYAEEVRRLGLLGCTYLQLDDTSLAYLNDPRQRELVAAHGGDPMHQHERYIRQINAAIAGRPPEMAVTTHMCRGNFRSSWAAEGGYDFVAEALFNQLDVDGFFLEYDDARSGGFGPLRFVPPGKMVVLGLVTTKRGELESKDELKRRIDEATRYVPLEQLCLSPQCGFSSTVEGNALTYDEQVAKLRLVVETAQEVWG
- a CDS encoding GNAT family N-acetyltransferase; translated protein: MEVGLRDATPADSDFCFALHEAALGPYVTAVWGWDEAVQRDFHARGFDPPHTKIITMNGVDAGRLDVERRPDELYVGLIELLPAYQGKGAGGRLLRDLIAEAAARGQAICLEVLVVNTRAYDLYARLGFRETGRDDLKVWMRIEVYR
- a CDS encoding cyclase family protein encodes the protein MTLLSDLVAALDSGTIEVVDLTAPLSPRTPIIALPEQFGQTSRFALSEISRYDAAGPAWYWNNFTTGEHTGTHFDAPIHWVTGRDLPDVSRVPAGDLVAPAVVLDFTARVAEDPDALLEVADIEAWQEEHGPLPAGGWLLVRTGWDARSDDDAEYLNAGRTPGMSVACAKWLAEEAPVRGVGVETVGTDAGAAHSFDPPFPCHSYLLGAGKYGLTQLRNLAQLPPPARCW
- a CDS encoding cellulase family glycosylhydrolase, translated to MKRKIAIVGAAALALLASVIFFVKPADAAVGLRISSGRIVEANGTNVVMRGVSHPHVWYTSQTSSFANIKATGANTVRVVLGSGQRWGPSNDLSTVVSLCRTNRLLCVLEVHDTTGYGEEGAAATLDQAASYWISQRSVLAGTENFIVINIGNEPFGNNETVSATWPTATSNAIGRLRTAGFEHLIMVDAPNWGQDWRFIMRDNAQAVFNSDPQRNTVFSVHMYGVFDTAAEITDYLGRFRTAGLPIVVGEFGHNHSDGNPDEDTIMSYTQANGIGYIGWSWSGNGGGVEYLDMVTSFNPAQLTSWGQRIINGANGIRQTSRELSWFGGNPTTGPTTRPPTTPPTTPPTTAPTTRPPTTPPPGGRTCTVAYSVTGQWQGGFQGDVRVTAGSSAISGWTVTWTFASGQTINQAWNATITSSGSSVTARNVSYNGNLGAGASTTFGFIGSWNGTNTNPTPTCTAS
- a CDS encoding MarR family winged helix-turn-helix transcriptional regulator — protein: MEETRWLTDEQQRAWRRFAAVVMQLPGTLDTQLQQDAHLTHFGYWVLAMLSEAEGRALRMSELATLSNGSQSRLSHLVGRLEERGWVRRERTPEDGRGYVAVLTDEGYRKVVETAPGHVEKVRSVVFDALTPEQVAQLDEISAAILSRMNPAADC
- a CDS encoding organic hydroperoxide resistance protein, which gives rise to MRVLYTAEALATGDGRSGHVRTSDGLFEADLAVPKAMGGPGGATNPEQLFAAGYAACFHSALKGVAKRAKVDTTGSSVGARVGIGPDDAGGFGLAVTLEVVLPGVGRELAQDLVGKAHQVCPYSNATRGNVEVTLVVAE